One Setaria viridis chromosome 3, Setaria_viridis_v4.0, whole genome shotgun sequence DNA window includes the following coding sequences:
- the LOC140222262 gene encoding uncharacterized protein, with amino-acid sequence MSSVPRELVEHSLELSKTARPVKQKLHSFTKDIKEAIRKAPRLYVSQCGIEANPVKVDAIRNMTKPSNKKDVMKRIGMMAALNRFISKLGEKGLPFFKLLKKADKFKWDNEASKTLEELKAFLTPLPS; translated from the exons atgtCCAGTGTACCGCGGGAGCTGGTTGAGCACTCCTTGGAATTGAGCAAGACAGCAAGAccggtcaagcaaaagcttcacAGCTTCACCAAAGATatcaaggaggccattagg AAAGCTCCTAGGCTCTATGTCAGCCAgtgcggcatcgaagccaatccggtcAAGGTGGATGCAATCAGAAACATGACAAAACCATCCAACAAGAAAGACGTCATGAAACGTATtggcatgatggcggccctcaacCGCTTCATTAGCAAACTCGGAGAAAAGggtctgcccttcttcaagctgctcaaaAAGGCGGACAAGTTCAAGTGGGATAATGAGGCTAGCAAGACACTCGAAGAGCTCAAAGCTTTCCTCACCCCCCTCCCGTCATGA
- the LOC117849268 gene encoding uncharacterized protein: MGPTAARLLLLLLAAASAASLLPAPASAADAHAPASASDSAAYASARDAAARCAATIVSISPCLPHVAAVAPPLAASPPAPTDACCVAFLRAVYPSGGSGGEGCLCHLLRNPLLLGFPVDAARLGALLPACAAGNSFAAATVEAATLFADACRELKVLPELHVTPQSTSWPEISPAAVPESVSKPMEAVPPAGSLVRSGAEASRSHSISIVALILAGAAAAAAVVT; this comes from the exons ATGGgccccaccgccgctcgcctcctcctcctcctcctcgcggccGCATCCGCCGCGTCCCTCCTCCCggccccggcctccgccgcggacGCCcacgcccccgcctccgcctccgatTCCGCCGCCTACGCCTCCGCGCGGGACGCAGCGGCGCGGTGCGCGGCGACGATCGTGTCCATCTCGCCGTGCCTGCCGcacgtggcggcggtggcgccgccgctggccgcgtccccgccggcgcccaccgACGCCTGCTGCGTCGCCTTCCTCCGCGCCGTCTACCCGTCGGGAGGGAGCGGAGGGGAGGGCTGCCTCTGCCACCTGCTTCGCAACCCGCTCCTCCTCGGCTTCCCCGTCGacgccgcccgcctcggcgcgctcctccccgcctgcgccgcgggaaactccttcgccgccgccaccgtcgagGCCGCCACCCTCTTCGCCGACGCCTGCCGAG AGCTCAAGGTGCTGCCAGAATTGCATGTCACGCCCCAGTCAACATCATGGCCAGAAATTTCCCCAG CTGCTGTCCCTGAATCAGTGTCCAAGCCGATGGAAGCAGTTCCACCTGCCGGGTCGTTGGTTCGGTCAGGCGCTGAGGCCTCTCGTTCCCACAGCATTTCCATCGTTGCATTGATCCtcgcaggagcagcagcagcagcagctgtggTCACGTAG